The proteins below are encoded in one region of Vibrio tubiashii:
- the tpx gene encoding thiol peroxidase, protein MLVTFLGNPVQLAGEFVTAGQMAPNFTLCDKELNDFGLERFKGKRIILNIFPSVDTPTCANSVRAFNTVADSLQGAEVVCVSADLPFALARFVDEEKLSNVVIASCFRSPTFAADYGVALSEGALRGLTSRAVVVLDEESHILHAELVKEISEEPDYSAAVRAIQG, encoded by the coding sequence ATGTTAGTCACTTTCTTAGGTAATCCAGTTCAACTGGCTGGTGAGTTTGTTACTGCTGGACAAATGGCACCGAATTTCACTCTTTGCGATAAGGAGTTGAACGATTTTGGGTTAGAAAGATTTAAAGGGAAACGCATCATTCTCAATATCTTCCCAAGTGTGGATACGCCAACGTGTGCAAACAGTGTACGAGCGTTTAATACCGTAGCCGATTCACTGCAAGGGGCAGAAGTGGTTTGCGTTTCTGCGGATTTACCGTTTGCGCTTGCTCGTTTCGTTGATGAAGAGAAGCTCAGTAATGTGGTGATTGCATCGTGTTTTCGCTCGCCGACATTTGCCGCTGACTACGGTGTTGCGCTTAGTGAGGGGGCTCTGAGAGGCCTGACGTCACGTGCTGTTGTGGTTTTGGATGAAGAAAGTCACATCTTGCACGCCGAATTGGTTAAGGAAATCAGCGAAGAGCCGGATTATTCTGCCGCCGTACGCGCTATTCAGGGATAA
- a CDS encoding winged helix-turn-helix domain-containing protein, which yields MNVQIRSQCNALWQLYPFAREQLVNVKTRQATKLKGPDCRVLEVLIENKGQVVSKREILKSAWGERVVSDASLTQSIAQIRLALGDNGKEQKYIKTLPSQGYLLYDNVVEMADSEWEIEPGASDGESEHVLRPSVHNLPQLSVRTPTFNRKVKWLLLLLLMMLFVAQLSGIVNRLSFDWNLQVDDWVNVKRASVNFLYQREPASEKLYHYLSSEKRLTGYQQPLDLVISTGVSNYYVSCLYLNDHTGADDVKNFTFSLQESFYFIGGMINDLCR from the coding sequence TTGAATGTACAGATACGATCGCAGTGCAATGCGCTTTGGCAGTTGTACCCGTTTGCCAGAGAACAATTGGTCAACGTAAAAACGCGACAAGCTACCAAGCTGAAGGGACCGGACTGCAGAGTCTTGGAAGTTTTGATTGAAAATAAAGGACAAGTGGTGTCCAAACGAGAGATCCTCAAATCAGCCTGGGGCGAGCGAGTGGTTTCTGATGCCAGTTTGACGCAGAGCATTGCGCAGATAAGGTTAGCGTTGGGGGACAACGGGAAGGAGCAAAAATACATCAAAACGTTGCCCTCTCAGGGCTACTTACTGTACGACAATGTCGTGGAAATGGCGGACTCTGAGTGGGAGATTGAGCCCGGTGCATCGGATGGTGAAAGCGAACATGTTCTCCGGCCGAGTGTGCACAATCTGCCCCAACTCTCTGTAAGAACCCCCACCTTTAACAGGAAAGTAAAGTGGCTATTGTTACTTTTGTTGATGATGTTGTTTGTGGCGCAACTGAGTGGGATCGTCAATCGATTAAGCTTCGATTGGAACCTCCAAGTTGATGATTGGGTGAATGTTAAAAGGGCGTCGGTAAATTTTCTGTACCAGCGAGAGCCAGCAAGCGAAAAACTATATCATTATTTAAGTTCGGAAAAGCGATTAACGGGCTACCAACAACCCCTTGATTTGGTGATTTCTACCGGAGTAAGTAATTACTACGTATCCTGTCTCTATCTTAATGACCACACGGGCGCCGATGACGTAAAGAATTTTACTTTTTCATTGCAGGAAAGCTTTTACTTTATCGGAGGGATGATCAATGACCTCTGTCGATAA
- a CDS encoding EAL domain-containing protein codes for MSISGPFIIFGLLATLCIVLAHRVIREKETTSFFMQRLKREQQKQKAKHFFCEENKLPNINYIQDKFCKIYERKENIQSVIHIICVGRTPDYYRFFDQRTANAIKSELHNTLSKTLSPSIIGLFEDKYIVLIFTKNSVWQHEQILEQQQLLKRTLPSEKTIKGKVLPFEYAIASMDISSRDLHQSKDRIFRRIAFGVSQSLKQADGLYIYRDKDYSLNLMKRATIHALHQDVRQGGDQFELYHQPICYSLNTSQVYAAEVLLRWKRSEYGGPGVFMPLVAQEPPLHYSLTLMIIKKVVSFISNPEHNFPDISINISNSDLSMMDFYADVMSATENFPELRSKIIFEIVEYCDFFERKHTRDNLLALKQAGFRFAIDDFGSGYSNFALLSKKYFDFIKLDKSLVKDSETNVTASETLKFMVKLCERIGVGLIIEGVEEASQMKFLPKKSHVYLQGYLFSRPKRMKGDLTLNG; via the coding sequence TTGTCTATATCAGGACCGTTTATTATTTTTGGTCTACTTGCAACATTATGTATCGTTCTCGCTCATCGCGTTATCCGCGAAAAAGAAACCACGTCGTTTTTTATGCAACGACTCAAACGAGAGCAGCAAAAACAGAAAGCGAAACATTTTTTCTGTGAGGAGAATAAACTCCCAAACATCAATTACATTCAAGACAAGTTTTGCAAAATCTACGAGAGAAAAGAAAACATACAAAGTGTGATACATATTATCTGCGTAGGTCGTACTCCTGATTACTACCGCTTTTTTGATCAGAGAACCGCTAATGCCATTAAATCGGAATTGCATAACACGTTGAGCAAAACACTTTCACCGAGCATTATTGGCTTGTTTGAAGACAAGTACATTGTGCTCATTTTTACGAAGAATTCCGTTTGGCAACATGAGCAAATCCTTGAGCAGCAGCAATTGCTGAAGCGTACTTTGCCTTCAGAAAAAACCATCAAAGGTAAAGTGCTTCCGTTTGAATATGCCATTGCCAGTATGGACATCTCTAGCAGAGATTTGCATCAGTCCAAAGACCGAATTTTCCGACGCATTGCCTTTGGTGTTTCTCAATCACTAAAACAGGCGGATGGGTTGTACATCTATCGTGATAAGGACTACAGCCTAAATTTGATGAAACGTGCCACGATACACGCCTTGCATCAAGACGTTCGTCAGGGTGGGGATCAATTTGAGCTCTATCATCAACCGATATGCTATAGCTTAAACACTTCGCAAGTCTACGCTGCTGAGGTGCTATTGCGTTGGAAGCGAAGTGAGTATGGCGGTCCAGGGGTGTTTATGCCATTGGTCGCGCAAGAGCCTCCTCTGCACTACTCATTGACTTTGATGATCATTAAGAAAGTCGTCAGTTTCATCAGTAACCCAGAGCACAATTTTCCCGATATCAGTATCAACATCAGTAACTCGGATCTGAGCATGATGGATTTCTATGCTGACGTGATGTCGGCCACTGAAAACTTCCCTGAGCTGCGCAGTAAGATTATTTTTGAGATTGTGGAATACTGCGATTTCTTTGAAAGAAAGCACACCCGCGACAATCTCTTAGCGCTGAAACAAGCCGGCTTCCGATTTGCTATTGATGATTTTGGTAGTGGTTATTCAAATTTTGCCTTGTTGTCCAAAAAATATTTCGACTTCATTAAGCTTGATAAGTCTCTGGTTAAAGACAGTGAAACCAATGTGACGGCCAGTGAAACACTGAAATTTATGGTTAAGTTGTGCGAGCGCATTGGTGTTGGATTGATCATTGAAGGGGTCGAAGAAGCGTCACAGATGAAGTTCTTACCGAAGAAGTCTCACGTTTACCTACAAGGGTATTTGTTCTCGCGTCCTAAGAGGATGAAAGGTGACTTGACGCTAAATGGTTAA
- a CDS encoding winged helix-turn-helix domain-containing protein — protein MWEFRPQNEIQLRDRETGQEKRLTHSECQMLKLLIANADRVVSKEEIHRFVWKEKFVSDTSITNTIASLRKALDDNVEEQRIIRTAPKLGYFMVGNMITLVDELPNVADPKSEQILSADSFRNWQVGVCVFLLVVNLALFWFLFVPPKQAQAIDVLKLTTENNAFFVEYNDPHTQQLMDALAGQALAKNVDFYISSNGTRIYVSCVRREAKTTERKSVNFSIDIERPIEIIRDEVLQECQ, from the coding sequence ATGTGGGAATTTAGGCCTCAAAACGAAATTCAGCTTCGTGATAGGGAAACGGGACAAGAAAAACGATTAACGCACTCTGAATGTCAGATGCTGAAATTGCTCATTGCCAATGCCGATCGCGTCGTGAGTAAAGAAGAAATACACCGCTTTGTTTGGAAAGAGAAATTCGTCTCCGACACCAGTATCACCAATACCATCGCTTCACTGAGAAAAGCTCTAGACGATAACGTTGAGGAGCAACGTATTATCCGTACCGCACCAAAGTTAGGCTATTTTATGGTCGGGAACATGATCACATTGGTCGATGAATTGCCAAATGTTGCCGACCCTAAATCCGAACAAATCCTCAGCGCTGATTCGTTTCGAAATTGGCAGGTAGGTGTGTGTGTGTTTCTCCTTGTCGTTAATCTCGCCTTGTTTTGGTTTCTCTTTGTGCCTCCCAAACAAGCACAAGCCATTGATGTGCTCAAACTGACCACAGAAAACAACGCCTTTTTTGTTGAGTACAATGATCCTCATACACAACAGTTAATGGATGCCTTAGCAGGGCAAGCGTTGGCAAAGAACGTGGACTTCTATATCTCCTCTAATGGAACCCGTATTTACGTCAGTTGTGTCCGTCGTGAAGCAAAGACAACTGAGCGGAAAAGTGTCAACTTCTCCATCGATATTGAACGCCCAATCGAGATCATCCGTGATGAAGTATTACAAGAATGCCAATAA
- a CDS encoding winged helix-turn-helix domain-containing protein gives MWTFNPTERRQLVNNQTQESRKLKSTDCQILKLLVENPGQVVSKDKLNHSAWPERVVSPANLPQAIAQLRLALGDTGREQQFIKTVPKQGYLLVEGVVTFAETFSDNRQELLPHTPSSVSPTVSATNVPPARTKLATKLTITSLSILLVFALSWLIRILYIDAFTARQIWQQRTYLGITYFFPNTDVGTQEYEAIKDTYPENVLMIYLSENPAQYYISCIYTSSTLRERSTQNLSFSRDYSTSQRKEAIRELCQ, from the coding sequence ATGTGGACCTTTAACCCAACCGAAAGAAGACAACTGGTTAACAACCAAACTCAAGAGAGTCGCAAGCTAAAATCGACAGACTGCCAGATCCTCAAACTGTTGGTGGAAAACCCTGGTCAAGTAGTGTCGAAAGACAAACTAAATCATAGCGCCTGGCCAGAGAGAGTGGTCTCCCCCGCCAACCTGCCGCAAGCCATCGCTCAACTCCGCTTAGCTCTTGGGGATACGGGCCGCGAGCAACAGTTTATCAAAACCGTTCCAAAACAAGGCTACCTGCTGGTTGAAGGCGTCGTCACCTTTGCGGAAACTTTCTCTGACAACCGTCAGGAGCTCCTCCCTCACACACCAAGTTCGGTCTCACCAACAGTCAGTGCAACGAACGTCCCCCCTGCGCGAACCAAGCTCGCGACGAAACTGACAATAACCAGTTTATCGATACTCCTCGTGTTTGCCTTATCGTGGTTAATTCGTATTCTCTACATTGACGCCTTCACTGCCCGACAAATTTGGCAGCAAAGAACTTATCTCGGCATCACGTATTTTTTCCCAAACACTGACGTCGGTACACAAGAGTATGAGGCCATCAAAGACACCTACCCCGAAAATGTCTTGATGATTTATCTTTCTGAGAACCCAGCGCAATACTACATCTCTTGTATCTACACCTCGTCAACACTTCGTGAACGCAGCACACAAAACTTGAGCTTCAGTCGAGATTATTCGACTTCCCAACGTAAGGAGGCCATTCGTGAATTATGCCAGTAA
- a CDS encoding GlxA family transcriptional regulator, producing MLTPLQPLRITALLLEGMPTTAISGPLEMLTIAAQLAGHPAPEISYVSPHQGPIASFAGFTLSNITHWPTVNDADIVLIGSCGEPDSRSYQLPDDMKQWLKKQIAQCKYVICMCTGAFLLAELGVLNRRSATTHWVQVERFRHLYPDVKLMPHRNVTHDGPFICTSGIREYYEATILLIDALFGAAHREKCEQFMGGNFSNQPLCLTSFAQYRQHSDELIHGLQDWMHDAEPSALSVALCAEKSFLSERQMKRRFKAATGESPMNYIQRIRIAIAREKLETTKLNIDQICQQVGYSDTNHFRLLFRKFHEMTPTQYRKVTQLCASA from the coding sequence ATGCTTACTCCATTACAGCCTTTGAGAATTACAGCGTTATTACTAGAAGGAATGCCAACTACGGCGATCTCTGGACCGCTCGAAATGCTCACTATTGCCGCTCAATTGGCCGGACACCCAGCGCCTGAGATCAGCTACGTTTCTCCTCACCAAGGTCCAATAGCGTCGTTCGCTGGTTTTACACTGTCAAACATCACGCATTGGCCAACGGTCAACGATGCAGACATCGTTTTGATTGGCTCTTGTGGAGAGCCCGATTCTAGAAGTTACCAGTTACCGGATGACATGAAACAATGGTTAAAAAAGCAAATCGCTCAATGTAAATATGTCATCTGTATGTGTACCGGAGCGTTTCTTTTGGCAGAACTGGGGGTTTTAAACCGACGCAGTGCCACCACGCATTGGGTCCAAGTCGAGCGTTTCCGCCATCTCTATCCGGACGTCAAGCTCATGCCGCATCGCAATGTCACCCATGACGGGCCTTTTATTTGCACCTCGGGCATTCGCGAATATTATGAAGCAACAATCTTATTGATTGATGCCTTATTCGGTGCTGCCCATCGCGAAAAATGCGAACAATTCATGGGAGGCAATTTTTCGAACCAGCCCCTATGTTTAACCAGCTTTGCCCAATACCGTCAACACAGTGATGAACTGATCCATGGATTGCAGGATTGGATGCATGATGCAGAGCCCAGCGCCCTATCTGTTGCCCTGTGTGCAGAAAAGAGTTTTCTCAGCGAACGACAAATGAAACGTCGTTTTAAAGCAGCAACTGGAGAATCTCCCATGAATTACATTCAGCGAATTCGTATCGCGATTGCAAGAGAAAAACTGGAGACCACCAAGTTAAATATCGATCAAATTTGCCAGCAAGTCGGGTACAGCGATACGAATCATTTCCGGCTGTTATTTCGCAAGTTCCATGAAATGACGCCAACGCAGTATCGTAAAGTCACCCAGCTATGCGCGAGCGCATAG
- a CDS encoding PAAR domain-containing protein — protein sequence MLPAARATDMHVCPMQTPAVVPIPHVGGPLLPMPSTVLVGNLPVATLGQMCVCVGPPDSVVKGSATVLVNNKPAARMGDLTAHGGTIVMGMPTVLVGG from the coding sequence ATGTTACCAGCCGCTAGAGCGACGGACATGCATGTGTGTCCAATGCAAACCCCCGCTGTTGTACCGATCCCACATGTGGGAGGGCCACTACTACCGATGCCGAGTACGGTATTGGTGGGTAACCTCCCGGTAGCGACACTTGGTCAAATGTGTGTTTGCGTGGGTCCACCTGACAGCGTGGTAAAAGGCAGCGCAACGGTTTTAGTGAACAATAAGCCCGCAGCAAGAATGGGCGACCTGACTGCACATGGAGGAACCATAGTGATGGGGATGCCCACGGTCTTAGTGGGGGGCTAA